The DNA sequence TAAATCCACCACTGTAACACTCTCCCTCTTGCAATTCAACAAGAACCCATCTTCGGATCCGTGGAAGAATCTTAGTTTCATCGCTTCTGCCTCTCTAATCAGAGCACGAAACCTCAAGAATCCTCAGAGTTCCCTTGTCTCCAAGACCCCTCTTTTCCCTCAGAGCTATGGAGGATACTCCATTCCCCTCAGCTTCGGTACACCACCTCAAACCGTCTCTTTCGTCATGGATACAGGGAGTGATCTGGTCTGGTTCCCCTGTACTCACCGTTATGTATGTAGTAACTGTTTTTTCCGAAACCAGAACCCCTCAAACATCTCAACTTTCATCCCCAAATTGTCATCTTCCTCCAAGACTATAAGCTGCGAGAACCCAAAATGTGGTTGGATTCACAGTTCCAAAGTTCAAAAGAGATGCAGTGGTTGCGAACCCAATTCGAGAAATTGCTCTCAGATTTGCCCTCCTTACATTATCATCTACGGGTCTGGATCCACTGGAGGTTTTCTGCTCTCAGAAACGCTGGACTTTCCCGAGAAAAAAGTACCTGATTTCGTCGTCGGGTGCTCTGTTTTGTCTGCAAGCCAACCCTGTGGAATCGCCGGATTCGGGCGAGGCCCGACGTCGCTACCGTCGCAGCTCCACCTGAAGAAATTCTCTTACTGTCTCCTCTCTCACAACCTCGACGATACCAACGAGAGCAGCCTACTTGTCTTGGACGGAGACGACAAGATCACCAGCATCAGTTACACACCATTCGTGAAGAACCCAATCACCGGAAACCCTGCATTCTCCGTCTACTACTACGTCGGACTCAGAAAAATCACCGTCGGAGGGAAAAAGGTTAAGATTCCTTACAAGTATCTATCACTGGGATCTGACGGCAATGGTGGAACGATCATAGATTCAGGGTCGACGTTTACTTTTATGGAGAAGGAAATGTTCGATTTAGTGGCAAGGGAGTTCGAGACCCAAGTGAAGAGTTACAAGAGAGCTCTCTACATTGAAGTGCTCACTGGTTTGCGGCCTTGTTTCGATGTATCGGCCGAAAAGAACGTATCGTTACCCGAACTGGTTTTCCACTTCAAGGGAGGAGCTAAGATGGCTTTGCCGTTAGCAAATTATTACTCGTTCCTTGGGAACACCGGTGTGGTGTGCATGACGGTGGTGACGGACGGGCCCGAAATATCGGGTGGGCCGTCGATTATATTGGGGAATTATCAGCAGCAGAATTTCTATGTGGAGTATGATTTGGAGAACCAGAGGTTAGGGTTTCGGCAGCAGAGTTGCGGCTAAAGTCATGGCAACGGTAATagtgtcgtatcgtatcggtctcAAGCTCATTTGCCCTTGGGTTATGATTTGATAGACTAGGTCTATACTGAGGACTTTAAACTAGATAGAAAACCATTGTTTTGGAATCTTCTTTTGGAAAATTAGAAGTCTACAAAACTCAAGAAAAACTTAACTTTTAGGGTTGGGAGTGGGCGATGAGGGGGTTAGCGTAGGAGATTTTATTGGATATATAATTTGTcaggagaaagtttttcttttcaCCCATGAATCTATTGTTGGAGACTTATAGTTATGTGTCCCTTTGTGTTTTGGAGGTCCAAAATGCTTCATTATTTTCTAACACGCAACAAAGTGCAATGATAGCCATGAATGAATGAGAGGATTTTTTCCTTCACCCTGGATGAAGAGGGTGAAGGAAAAAATTCGATTCAATATGTAACTCGAAATCCTTTATCTATTCATTGGCCCACATGATGACCATAGTCTTCGTCTTCACAGTAAATGAAGGGTTTAgtctttttcatttcatgagTAAGAATGCTAATCAAAACAAGTGTTCCTACACCCCTTGAACCTATATAAAGCACGGCATGAAAACGATATCCCAACCACCAAATTTTCGAATAATAGATTAATActatttatagagagagagatctgaatTATACTCTGAAATTTTGAGGCATGTTAGTTTTTGAGTCTATTACTAGATAGTATCTCAATTGGAAAACTCACTCTCTTTAGCTTGAAAGGGACCAGATACAAGTAGAATGGAGAATGAGACTTTCATGGGAAGAGTCTAGTCTTTTGTGGGCCTCGTGGTTGTCTCCTAACAATTTAGCCTTTAAGGTTTTGTATGGATTGGGTAATGGTAAATGTCCTGAGTCTTACAGGTTGTGTTATTTATTTGGTGAGTCATTATTCTCACAAAGTCctgttattttttcaaatgtcaCAATATATTTATGCTGCCACTTAGACCGATGATATATTCATTTTGACTATTAAATAGAATGAATATGGTTTAAGTTAATTATATAtcaaattttagggtttaacTCAATCAAATACCCCCTTTGTATTGGCACACATCTTGTGTATGCCCATGCATGTGTATTAGTACCCTAAACATTACCATGCACCCTCTCAACTCAGGGTGAAAATAGATTGTTTAAACTGCCTATAATGCATGCATTCTCGTACTTTTTTATATTATTCTCTCTCTAACCATGTGGATATGtgtttacaaaaataacatttcCTTTGTTTATCTATTGGCTAGATTTGATTTTCAAATGGATAAACTTGCTTGTTTTTACATTATCAACATTGAGACTTATTGACAACAAATAAAAACGGATTAAGCAAATACAACCTTGTTAGCTAGAGTCTCCAAAAACCCTACACGCAgttctatctttttttattctctacTTTATATGAAATT is a window from the Macadamia integrifolia cultivar HAES 741 chromosome 5, SCU_Mint_v3, whole genome shotgun sequence genome containing:
- the LOC122078361 gene encoding probable aspartyl protease At4g16563, with the translated sequence MASYLSGFLCLFSLLSLFPSISSLADNKSTTVTLSLLQFNKNPSSDPWKNLSFIASASLIRARNLKNPQSSLVSKTPLFPQSYGGYSIPLSFGTPPQTVSFVMDTGSDLVWFPCTHRYVCSNCFFRNQNPSNISTFIPKLSSSSKTISCENPKCGWIHSSKVQKRCSGCEPNSRNCSQICPPYIIIYGSGSTGGFLLSETLDFPEKKVPDFVVGCSVLSASQPCGIAGFGRGPTSLPSQLHLKKFSYCLLSHNLDDTNESSLLVLDGDDKITSISYTPFVKNPITGNPAFSVYYYVGLRKITVGGKKVKIPYKYLSLGSDGNGGTIIDSGSTFTFMEKEMFDLVAREFETQVKSYKRALYIEVLTGLRPCFDVSAEKNVSLPELVFHFKGGAKMALPLANYYSFLGNTGVVCMTVVTDGPEISGGPSIILGNYQQQNFYVEYDLENQRLGFRQQSCG